In Brassica rapa cultivar Chiifu-401-42 unplaced genomic scaffold, CAAS_Brap_v3.01 Scaffold0354, whole genome shotgun sequence, one DNA window encodes the following:
- the LOC117130203 gene encoding uncharacterized protein LOC117130203 codes for MHLSMPKGVNTGPKEHESIEEEPPGEIIEMDPNKAQDIRKHMFLKEINSEASILPNPTSTTPDMIQHKDIISKANLCVHGTGSPSLEHRIQKSNGDNISNKWRQNPSQSYTRKSEPQESEATTECTRVSEATPREVQGHEIIPEPLHNWKIKPEPLIFLEPKLKDFETGLGTQKKCTAQRQKTPVLILGTSLDLNKRTDSLVPLKLSNSRFMHLSLPKSFDPGIRQGDGRPSHGKRMEENQGQHLTCPQNVEGDARSIKSKQAAKEQNILQLAKTIWVNLNFTCLIYKFSNPDIIHLFPAKSVEFISGAEAKHHIDEQRKEITKCLHAKRNKEVVISNLLILDVPEDKTPPSRVPDQNRGVALSFLLKEEPPYVPSKIKPIEYQGKVLESQKRMKPNLLYLGADYPVSRSKLFQGRGYDAVIKSVPEPEANQLHQTANPKTHQDMCSIKTAYLTNQEDIVHETKFPALYAQQGVNPNWYHHQRYSDKEDMNFTNRRFSIPSICEYPSLEVVSSPTKKRSDPNQSLDFKKDLLAFQQTKNGKKSPRKYGVKINFSKPDKPVLHLPYLEAGRFNQLQTRHWRPGETCNHSGDQSKRPGESETFLQCTSIHQIIQNQTRPYLPFLESKAINSQLLFYHQDWHDFYTFSSVKKFPRSSLTASNRPDT; via the exons atgcacttgtctATGCCAAAAGGTGTTAATACAGGTCCTAAGGAGCATGAGTCCATTGAAGAAGAACCACCAGGAGAAATTATTGAGATGGACCCGAATAAAGCTCAAGACATAAGGAAACACATGTTCCTTAAGGAGATCAATTCCGAGGCATCCATACTGCCCAATCCGACCAGCACTACACCAGATATGATCCAACATAAAGATATAATTAGTAAAGCTAATTTGTGTGTTCATGGTACAGGAAGCCCAAGTTTGGAACATAGGATCCAAAAGAGTAATGGGGATAATATTTCCAACAAATGGAGGCAGAATCCAAGCCAAAGTTATACAAGAAAGAGTGAACCACAAGAAAGTGAGGCCACGACTGAATGTACCAGAGTTTCTGAGGCCACTCCAAGAGAAGTCCAAGGTCATGAGATCATTCCTGAGCCACTCCACAATTGGAAGATAAAACCAGAACCATTGATTTTTCTAGAACCAAAACTCAAA GATTTTGAGACAGGTTTAGGAACTCAGAAGAAGTGCACGGCCCAAAGACAAAAGACACCAGTTCTGATATTAGGTACATCActtgatttaaataaaagaacTGATAGTCTTGTTCcattaaaactttcaaattctagatttatgcacttgtctttgccaAAGAGTTTTGATCCAGGGATAAGACAAGGTGATGGACGACCAAGCCATGGTAAAAGGATGGAagagaaccagggacagcacctGACTTGTCCACAAAACGTTGAAGGAGACGCAAGAAGCATCAAAAGCAAACAAGCTGCCAAAGAGCAAAACATCCTTCAACTAGCTAAAACCATTTGGGTAAATCTGAACTTTACTTgtcttatttataaattttcaaacccaGATATAATCCACTTGTTTCCTGCCAAAAGTGTTGAATTTATTTCAGGGGCAGAGGCTAAGCATCACATTGATGAGCAACGCAAGGAGATCACAAAGTGTTTACATgccaaaagaaataaagaagttGTCATCAGCAACCTCTTGATCCTAGACGTTCCAGAAGATAAGACACCACCCAGCAGAGTGCCAGACCAAAACAGAGGAGTAGCCTTGTCGTTCCTACTCAAAGAAGAGCCACCATATGTGCCATCAAAGATCAAACCCATCGAATACCAAGGTAAGGTCctagaatctcaaaagaggaTGAAACCtaacttgctctatcttggtgcagattatccagtttcgaggtcgaaacttTTTCAAGGGAGAGGGTATGATGCGGTCATCAAATCAGTACCTGAACCAGAAGCCAACCAGTTGCACCAAACAGCTAATCCAAAGACTCACCAGGATATGTGTTCAATCAAAACGGCGTATCTCACCAACCAGGAAGACATTGTCCATGAAACTAAATTTCCTGCACTCTACGCTCAACAAGGAGTCAATCCCAATTGGTATCATCATCAAAGATACTCGGACAAGGaagatatgaattttacaaaccggaggttctccatcccgtccatctgcgagtatccgagtTTAGAAGTTGTTTCAAGCCCAACAAAGAAGCGTTCCGACCCAAACCAAAGCTTGGACTTCAAGAAGGATCTCTTAGCTTTCCAACAAACCAAGAATGGGAAGAAAAGTCCACGGAAATATGGAGTTAAGATCAATTTCTCAAAACCGGACAAACCAGTTCtgcacttgccttatttggaagctGGCCGGTTCAATCAATtgcaaaccagacattggcgaccaggagagacATGTAACCATTCAGGAGACCAATCCAAACGTCCAGGAGAGTCAGAGACGTTCTTACAATGCACCAGCATCCATCAGATTATTCAGAATCAAACAAGACCATACTTGCCATTTTTGGAGTCAAAAGCCATCAATTCTCAACTGCTCTTTTACCATCAAGATTGGCACGACTTCTATACATTTTCTTCAGTAAAGAAGTTCCCAAGAAGCTCACTTACAGcctcaaaccgtccagatacaTAA
- the LOC103849420 gene encoding uncharacterized protein LOC103849420 yields MEYYSEEEDFFDSSQCSDIDETDQAWSSKEDGFERSCSADEYSSSEYGDDPGEESPEPKPPDHSQGNTRFYKKGGCRENKSWSIDTDSEISMGEEDECDPHPTQACNPLKKSLTPASYGVTPYKVPGRSKSTTAQSTPAATKKQSRTERGNTPDYLVFSGSSMDPGVYLRWEDDMKQWLRAKNIPKEDKLSYALDMLIGKAYTWWEQEDAQTYYSNPVLNWGDLKARMYKEFVRKLRASNKVLTRPMYQENRWSSMSTPKARPAADKSHAHCPDPRKSLSTSKKAEEVEKLSPAKKYQGWTSTTSKHHHQATSRKEVSSLKPESASMPMSAHGLKPKKVTSSVPTLHKGAMRSSQTEKFQERPIPTLLMESQGIQEVCQRSKETSNQQENIRSQGKSSNSKNLKDQTCYRCHRRGHFAAVCPSKKLKETSLGEKTEISK; encoded by the coding sequence ATGGAGTATTactcagaagaagaagacttttTTGATTCAAGCCAATGTTCCGATATCGACGAAACCGACCAAGCATGGTCCAGTAAGGAGGATGGCTTTGAAAGATCGTGTTCTGCTGATGAATACTCTAGTTCAGAGTATGGAGACGACCCTGGTGAAGAAAGTCCTGAACCTAAACCACCAGACCACTCTCAAGGCAACACAAGATTTTACAAGAAAGGAGGTTGCCGAGAAAACAAATCATGGAGCATTGACACTGATTCTGAAATCAGTATGGGAGAGGAAGATGAATGTGATCCACATCCTACCCAGGCTTGCAATCCTCTTAAGAAATCACTGACGCCAGCCAGCTATGGAGTTACTCCATACAAAGTACCTGGCCGATCCAAATCCACCACAGCACAATCAACACCAGCTGCCACAAAGAAGCAATCCAGAACAGAACGTGGGAACACACCTGATTATCTAGTCTTTTCAGGTTCTAGCATGGACCCTGGAGTCTATTTAAGATGGGAGGATGATATGAAGCAGTGGCTGCGAGCAAAGAACATCCCAAAGGAAGATAAGCTATCATATGCCCTTGATATGCTTATTGGAAAAGCTTACACTTGGTGGGAACAAGAAGATGCCCAGACCTACTACTCTAATCCAGTACTCAATTGGGGAGATCTTAAGGCACGCATGTATAAGGAGTTTGTAAGGAAGCTCAGGGCCAGCAACAAAGTTCTCACAAGGCCTATGTACCAAGAAAATCGGTGGAGTTCAATGTCAACACCAAAGGCAAGACCAGCTGCTGATAAGAGTCACGCCCACTGTCCTGATCCAAGGAAGTCATTGTCCACTTCAAAGAAGGCAGAGGAGGTTGAGAAACTTTCTCCAGCCAAGAAGTATCAAGGCTGGACAAGCACCACATCAAAGCACCATCACCAAGCAACATCAAGGAAAGAGGTGTCTAGCTTAAAACCAGAATCTGCTTCTATGCCTATGAGTGCTCACGGCCTTAAGCCCAAGAAGGTGACATCAAGTGTCCCTACACTTCACAAAGGAGCTATGAGGTCGTCCCAAACAGAGAAGTTTCAAGAGAGACCAATCCCTACACTTTTGATGGAATCACAAGGGATACAAGAAGTATGTCAAAGGTCCAAAGAAACTTCCAACCAACAAGAGAACATAAGAAGCCAAGGTAAGTCCTCTaactctaaaaatttaaaagatcagaCATGTTACAGATGTCATAGACGTGGACACTTTGCTGCTGTTTGTCCATCTAAGAAATTGAAAGAAACATCACTAGGAGAGAAAACTGAAATATCAAAATAA